From Jiangella mangrovi:
GTGCCGGTCGTTGATGGAGAAGTACGCCTTCACCGGCCACGGCCGGCCGGTCGTGTTGACCCGCCGCCGCGGCACCACGGCCAGCGGCCGCGGCAGCACGCCGAAGCGGGCCACCAGCGTCGCGATGCCGTCGGGCGGCACGACGATGTCGGCGTCGAGGTAGACGCGCGGGAAGCCGGTCGCGACCTGGTCGCCGGCGTCGAGGGCGGCGGGCTTGCCGGCCTCCGCTCGGTCGACCACTGTGACGCCCGGGCGCGCGGCGAGCGCCGCGGTGTCGTCGGTGCAGCCGTTGGCGCTCACGACCACGTCGATCGGCTCGGAGAACCGCTGCGCGGCCAGCGCGTCCAGGCACCTCCCGATGACGTTGGCCTCGTTGTGGGCCGCGATCACGACGCTGGGCATCGCCGCACCTCCCCCCTCATCAGCTGCGCTATGGTGACCGAATGGGAGCGCCCGCCGTGGTCGTGCGGCCGATTTCCGACGCCGACACCGGCGCTGCGAGCCGGTTCCTGCACCAGCACCTCAACCAGCGGGTCTCCGCCGCCGCGTGGGGCCGGCTGCTCGCCCCGCCGTGGAAGGCCGACGCGCCCAACCGCGGTTTCCAGCTGCTGTCCGACGACGGCGCCGTCGTCGGTGTGTACGCGGCCGTCTACTCCGACCGCGACATCGCCGGCGAACGGGTGCCGTTCTGCAACCTGGCCGCGTTCTGCGTGCTCGAGGAGTACCGCGCGCACTCGCTGCGGCTGGTGCGCGCGCTGCTCGGGCAGAAGGGCTACGTCTTCACCGACCTGTCGCCCAGCGGGAACGTCATCGCCCTGAACGAGCGTCTCGGCTTCCAGCGCCTCGACACCGCGACCAGGCTCGTCGCCAACCTGCCGCGCCCGCAGCGGGGCACTCGCGTGACGACGGCGCCGGCCGCCCTCGACCACGTGCTCACCGGCCGCGACGCCGAGATCCACCGCGACCACCGGCAGGCCCCGGCCGCGCAGCACGTGCTGGTCGAGCGCGGCGGCGAGCACGGCTACCTCGTGTACCGCCGCGACCGGCGCAAGCGACTGCCGTTCTTCGCCACCCCGCTGTACGCCGGCGGCGACCCCGGCGTCCTGCAGGCGGCCTGGCCGGCGGTGAGCGCCCACCTGCTGCGGCAGGGGCTCCCGCTGACGCTCGCGGAGCGGCGCGTCCTCGGGTTCACGCCCGGCGGTCCGGGCGTCGAGCTGGCCGGTCCTCGCCCCCGGATGTTCCGGGCGAAGGACGTCGGCGCCGAGTCGATCGATCATCTCTACAGCGAGCTGACGCTGGTCCGCTGGTAGCCGGTCTCAGACCGCGGCCAGCTTGGACTCGACGAACTCCGTCAGGCTGCCGAGCGTCTCGAACAGCTCGGCGTCGAACTCGTCGTCGTCGATGGTGATGTCGAAGCGCTCCTCGATGGCCGACACCAGCGAGAGCACGCCCAGCGAGTCCAGCTCCGGCAGCGAGCCGAACAGCGCGGTGTCCTCCTGGAGGTCGTCGGGTGCCTGCGAGAGGTCCAGCGACTCGATCAGCACCGTGCGAACGGTGTCCAGGGTGTCGGTCATGTGCGCTCCTTGCTCCATGGATCAGACGAGGACTTCGACCGGGGCCGGGTGCCCGAGGAAGGCCGTGGGGCTGGCGGTCAGGCCGTAGGCGCCGGCCTGGAAGATCACGACGAGGTCGCCGATCTCGGCGGCGGGCAGCTCGACGTCGTCGCCGAGCAGGTCCAGCGGCGTGCACAGGCAGCCGACCACGGTGGCGGTCTCGGCGCCCGGCTTCTCGACGTGGTTGCCGACGACGAGCGGGTAGTTGCGGCGGATGACCTGCCCGAAG
This genomic window contains:
- a CDS encoding acyl carrier protein → MTDTLDTVRTVLIESLDLSQAPDDLQEDTALFGSLPELDSLGVLSLVSAIEERFDITIDDDEFDAELFETLGSLTEFVESKLAAV